From one bacterium genomic stretch:
- a CDS encoding STAS domain-containing protein has product MLRQHHRPTLALRAERRGGAVVLRPVGEVDLSTHPILKTGLAEALKVSQRVLVDMTDVAYIDSIGVKTLLRYHEKASMLGARLALTNPSALLRSLIDILDRDHSLTVFRSLDAALQDP; this is encoded by the coding sequence ACATCACCGCCCGACGCTTGCCCTGCGGGCGGAGCGTCGTGGAGGGGCGGTCGTGTTGCGCCCGGTCGGGGAGGTGGACCTGAGCACGCACCCGATCTTGAAGACCGGATTGGCCGAGGCGCTGAAGGTCAGTCAACGCGTGTTGGTCGACATGACGGACGTCGCGTACATCGATAGCATCGGCGTCAAGACGCTGCTGCGGTACCACGAGAAAGCCTCCATGCTCGGGGCGCGACTGGCGCTGACCAATCCATCTGCACTGCTGCGCAGCTTGATCGACATCTTGGACCGCGACCACAGCCTCACGGTGTTCCGCAGCCTGGACGCCGCCCTCCAAGACCCCTAG
- a CDS encoding glycosyltransferase family 39 protein, producing the protein MHAHSDEAASPVEAGRRPPTWHHLTLWGVLALAAAVRLHWIGLGSLDIDEAFTVWVARHPIADIWTVLARLDDHPPLYYVTLHWWMHIFGDGVVALRLPSVLSGLLTVVFGYSLGRIVGGRPLGLLTAFLVALAPDLVTWSQEARMYALETLGLAAAMVALARLLVGERGTWAVWAAYVGGAAGAMWTDYTAALFPVAVLVVLACVAWTLPRSDRPAFVRRWVGAHLAVAALCLPELFLLVRQVEGGTVVHWYALNPYAPAATAAVGIGLVLLGRAIWRHEPHWVALTTALWVVPIACLIAVSLVGPVFVKRAYLWTDVPLALAIAAGLERIRLPWVRVGLVAVVATVAVVGVLAHYRDDVAGDVLRGWDRAAAYVAARVAPGDLVLFYVPYVQPAFDYYFARYHPEVDERGVPADFGASRTLFPPLADADAARVPPLVAGHPRVWLVHGMYPSARVILHALDGEGRLVGTRTVTAALTIYLYETRRGSGHRPASWASRRGDGRAGGGVQRAYATK; encoded by the coding sequence ATGCACGCACATAGCGACGAGGCGGCATCGCCGGTTGAAGCCGGCCGCCGACCGCCGACGTGGCACCATCTCACGCTGTGGGGCGTGCTTGCGCTCGCGGCGGCGGTCCGTCTCCACTGGATCGGGCTTGGTTCACTCGACATCGACGAAGCGTTCACGGTTTGGGTTGCCCGGCACCCCATCGCCGATATCTGGACGGTGCTCGCCCGGCTCGACGATCATCCACCACTCTACTATGTCACGCTCCATTGGTGGATGCACATCTTCGGAGATGGGGTCGTCGCGCTGCGCCTGCCCTCGGTCCTGAGCGGGCTGCTCACGGTCGTGTTCGGGTACAGCCTCGGGCGGATCGTGGGCGGCCGCCCGCTCGGTCTCCTCACGGCGTTCCTGGTCGCGCTTGCGCCGGACCTGGTGACATGGAGCCAGGAGGCCCGCATGTACGCGCTCGAGACGCTCGGGCTGGCGGCGGCGATGGTCGCACTCGCACGGTTGCTCGTCGGCGAGCGGGGAACGTGGGCGGTCTGGGCCGCGTACGTCGGCGGCGCGGCCGGCGCTATGTGGACCGACTACACGGCGGCGTTGTTTCCCGTCGCGGTGCTGGTGGTGCTTGCGTGCGTTGCGTGGACGCTCCCGCGGAGCGATCGCCCCGCGTTCGTCCGGCGTTGGGTGGGCGCCCACCTCGCCGTCGCGGCGCTGTGTCTGCCCGAACTGTTCCTGCTTGTGCGCCAGGTGGAGGGCGGAACCGTTGTCCACTGGTACGCGCTCAATCCCTATGCCCCGGCCGCGACCGCGGCCGTCGGCATCGGCTTGGTTCTCCTCGGACGCGCGATCTGGCGGCACGAGCCGCACTGGGTGGCGCTGACGACCGCGCTCTGGGTCGTGCCGATCGCATGCCTGATCGCGGTCTCGCTCGTTGGCCCGGTGTTCGTGAAGCGGGCGTATCTGTGGACCGACGTGCCGCTCGCCCTGGCGATCGCGGCCGGTCTGGAGCGGATCCGTCTGCCGTGGGTGCGGGTGGGCTTGGTGGCCGTGGTCGCGACCGTCGCCGTCGTCGGCGTGCTCGCACACTACCGCGACGACGTGGCGGGGGATGTGCTGCGCGGGTGGGACCGTGCGGCGGCGTACGTCGCCGCGCGGGTAGCGCCCGGCGACCTGGTACTGTTCTACGTCCCGTACGTGCAGCCGGCGTTCGACTACTACTTCGCGCGCTATCATCCCGAGGTCGACGAGCGGGGGGTGCCCGCGGACTTCGGCGCCAGCCGGACGCTGTTTCCGCCGCTCGCGGACGCCGACGCCGCGCGGGTGCCCCCGCTCGTGGCCGGGCATCCCCGGGTGTGGCTGGTGCACGGGATGTATCCGAGCGCCCGCGTCATCCTTCACGCCCTCGACGGCGAGGGGCGTCTCGTCGGCACTCGGACGGTGACCGCGGCGCTCACGATCTATCTCTACGAGACCAGACGCGGCAGTGGGCACCGGCCGGCATCGTGGGCCAGCCGTCGGGGCGACGGGCGGGCAGGCGGAGGGGTCCAGCGGGCCTACGCCACGAAATAG